The following proteins come from a genomic window of Nicotiana tomentosiformis chromosome 12, ASM39032v3, whole genome shotgun sequence:
- the LOC138903396 gene encoding uncharacterized mitochondrial protein AtMg00810-like, with the protein MEKVNQLKSFLHNTFKIKDLGKLHYFLGLEVLYKTDGVLISQRKFAIDLLKEYDCFTLLMESNTLANLCRTPGNLILRMFFHLLPYLRSDPTLGIFFSNDPNCTIQAYRDSDWVAYPDSKRSVSGYIVLLGDIPINWKSMKQETVSLSLAGAIDLSEKLLVNSLGCANRWRS; encoded by the exons ATGGAAAAGGTCAATCAGTTGAAAAGCTTCCTACATAACACTTTCAAAATCAAAGATCTGGGCAAATTACACTATTTTCTAGGCTTAGAGGTTCTTTATAAAACTGATGGGGTTCTCATCTCACAAAGAAAATTTGCTATTGATCTACTCAAAGAATATGACT GTTTCACATTGCTTATGGAATCCAACACCTTAGCCAATTTATGCAGGACCCCAGGGAACCTCATCTTAAGGATGTTTTTTCACTTGTTACCATATTTGAGAAGTGATCCAACACTGGGGATCTTCTTCTCTAATGATCCAAACTGTACTATCCAGGCATATCGTGACTCCGACTGGGTTGCTTATCCAGACTCCAAAAGGTCAGTTAGTGGCTACATAGTTCTCTTGGGAGATATCCCCATAAATTGGAAATCCATGAAACAAGAAACTGTCTCCCTTTCCTTAGCTGGGGCAATAGATCTCTCCGAAAAGTTGTTGGTGAACTCACTTGGTTGTGCAAATCGCTGGAGGAGCTAG